The genomic region GAAGATTTACCTTCCCTGTTATACGTCCTGCCACCTTGTGGTTAAACTTGAGTACTGCAGCAATTATAACTAAATGCTCAAGTCAGATTGTAGATTTAAAACATTTCCCCCACATAATCCTGTTTCCTGTATCAATCTACATTATGAAGGGCTGTATCTAATTATTGCTGAATATAATTTAGGTTATTTTTACTGTTTTATATCTAATGAGCTTCATTTTTCTGCACTTGAAACTGTAAAATCAAGTGCATGCAATGCTGATATTTGTGAAACATAACTGATACTGTTTATCAAAAGAAAAGTACAACTGTGCTAAATTTCTGTTATTTTAGCTATGCAGTAATTTTTGGGGGCACAATGTCGGTAAACTCAGCTGCTTTGCACGGTCCTGTTTAACTTTAAAGGCTGTAACAGGAAACTGTCGCAGCTTGATGTTTCCTGTCGTGTCCCTGGGTCGGTGAGAGTGCTGGACTAGCTTACCTAGCCTGACCTGAAGCCAGCGCTGATGCTTTCAGGTGCAGCATCGGCCGTCTGGCTCACTCCGGGTAAACTAACTTGGCCCACAGCTGAGTCACCACAGCTTCACGTCGATGAGCTCCAGGTCTCCCATGATCTCCAGCTGGTCGATGCTGCTCAGGTCCTGCACCCGGTGCCTGAACTCAAACAAGTGGGATCCGTTTACCGCCAGCTTGAACTGATGGGACTGACAGAGGAGCAGAATCTGTGGGGGGGGGGAATAAAAAGATAAACAACCCAAACAACACAGAAGGCGAGAAACCAGAAACAAAACAAGTTGTTGGTACCTCAAAATATTCCCCGGATGAGAAGGGAAAGTAGAGCAGCTCCCGCTCCTCCTGACCCCAGGACTCGTCCAGGTAGGAGTTCCTGATGAACACGCTGGACTTCATTCGGGGGTTCAGATGGAGAGCGATGTTCTCGGTTTTACTGTTGCAGAGGTTTATGGTGAAGCTGGAACAGATTCAGGATCAGATTTCATTATAAAACTAGTTTCCAGTAACGTCGCCCACAAAGCAGCAGCCGTGTTCCTTTACCTGTGGGGGTACAGGCTGACCTGTCCTCTGATGGTGATGTGCTGACCTGGGCTCAGTCCCTTCAGTATGCTGCCTTTGTAGGGAACGCTCTGCAACGACAACATAACGGTGGCCGCTCATGAACTCCGAGCCGGCAGTGTCCACTTGTGATCCGGTTTTTATGGTATCACAAGATACCAGCTGTTAAAAAATTTACTCACCAGGTCACCTGACTCTGAGTAGATCGCCTAAAATagaggaaagatttatgtttatgagggaaaaataaagaaaaataagaaaatgaGACGTGAATGTACCGAGTTTGGGATGTAGCCGATGGCGTGGACCCTGACGCCGCCCGAAATAGAAAACGTGTCGACCACGTTTGGACAAACTCTGTGTTTGTACTCCAGCAGGTGAGTTCCGTTTACGGCCACCTGCAGGCGAAGACAGATCAGTTGGTATTTACCTCACCGTGACCGACGCTGAGGGTGGGCTCATTCACCTTAAAACCATCTTTGTGCACCAGGATGATGGTTTCGAACGGGGCGCCGCGTTTGTACGGCAGCTGGTGGAGCGTCTCCTTCTCGCCCCAGCTCTCCTGCAGCAGGGAGTTACACACCACGCTGGGGGAGTCGTCGAAGCAAGGGCGCAAGTGGAACGCCACGTCAGAGCGGGGTTTGGTGCTGCAGCCGCTCGACAGGTCCACCTGAAAGCTGCAGAGACGCCAGACGTGAAGAATGACGCACAGAATCggaataaaaaaaacagaaacgACTTTGTGTTACGTTAAATTAACCAGATGCTATAGGGCCACGTTTATCTGACTCGTCCTCCAGATTACATAAAGGTGTTCAGTGTCACGTATGAAAGTGGTCAAGTCTTCATTAATTAACACAACATAACCTTTCATACACATTCAAGGCTGCACCATCTGTGGGGGCCCAGACGCCCACAACAACCTTTAGCCAACTTATTGTTCCTCACTGGAGACGTAACAGTTTCCCTCAAGGCTCCTGCCTGaaggccagacgtcaacattcttcactctgaagacGTGAAGACTCCATgagcttaaataatcatatgtgatgagtgAACAAGAATTTAAATGATCCATTTATTTCACAAATCACtacatgtttgatttaacaagttaatatcTACATTCATACACGTTACAATAAGATACTCGTTAAGGTTAATGGTCACCTCACAATaagtgttaaaaacatctttgtatctgaagaaggcgtggctttctgagggatgttgataAAGACTcagaaattctgatttgccaagctTGGCCAGAACTCATAAGATTGTAGTtcattaaaacaagaattacttccccattaattcagtttccagctgactcccgattcggcctaatcgggaaagaagcctctttagaaacaaactcctttgaccttgagtcaaaaacctttctgcgacgctgcaagctgatacagccaaacagctcctttcagagctacttcaacccTCAAACATCCACTTTGAACGctgacaagcattccagcttcctgttgtgactcGAAGACATCTCAAGACCGGACGGGTCGCATCTGAGCTAATCTACGGCTTCGGATACCATGAGGTCACCCGACTTctgaccagtgttgccaactgtttttgactgaaagtagctgaagttccccccaaaagtcactagatgtcgccaaatGATGTCACATGCTAATTTGCATACGACGCAATGACGTCACCCCGTTTGCCTCATGAggtcaccggtcttgtagagtaaatcaaataaaaccacgtgattaaaaaaaaattatttaatttattttttaatattttattaaaataaaaaccccatagaatacaaaacagcagcctttaaaacatcaaggaaagatggcacaacaaaatggaaggaatatttatattttgtctgaagagaatggaactcataaacacaaatattaaattgataggaatgtatgtatgattgtattaaaatgaattttctgttgtagttttcaagtgcctcttgtgattcagtgctatatattgacctaaaagattatatatatatatacatatatatatacatatacacatatatatatacatatacacacatatatatatatatatatatatatatatacatacatatatatacacatatatacacatatatatatatatatatatatatacatatatatatacatatatatatatacatatatatatacatatatacacacatatatatatatatacatatatatatacatatatatgcatatatatatacatatatatgcatatatacaggtgctggccagtaaattagaatatcatcaaaaggttgaaaatatttcagtaattccattcaaaacgtgaaacttgtacattatattcatgcaatgcacacagaccaatgtatttccaatgttcattacatttaaatttgatattcataagtgacaactaatgaaaactccaaatttggtatctcaaaaaattagaatattctgaaaaggctgaatatagaagacacctgctgccactctaatcagctgatttactcaaaacacctgcaaaggcctttaaaaggtccctcagtcttgttttgaaggcaccacaatcatggggaagacttctgacttaacagctgtccaaaagacaatcattgacaccttgcacaaggagggcaagacacaaaaggtgattgctaaagaagctggctgttcgcagagctctgtgtccaagcacattaacagacaggcgaagggacggaaaaaatgtggtagaaaaaagtgtacaagctctagggataaccgcaccctgcagagaattgtgacgacaaacccattcaaaaatgtgggggagatccacaaagagtggactgcagctggagtcagcgcttcaagaaccaccacgaggagactcatgaaagacatgggattcaggtgtcgcattccgtgtgtcaagccactcttgaacaagaaacagcgcaagaagcgtctcgcctgggccaaggacaaaaaggactggactgatgctgagtggtccaaagttatgttttctgatgaaagcaagttctgcatttcctttggaaatcaaggacccagagtctggaggaagagcggagaagcacagaatccacgttgcatgaggtccagtgtaaagtttccaccgtcagtgatggtgtggggtgccatgtcatctgccggtgttggcccactctgtttcctgaggtccagggtcaatgcagccgtctaccaggaagttttagagcacttcatgcttcctgctgctgaccaactttatggggatgcagacttcacctttcaacaggacttggcacctgcacacagtgccaaaaccaccagcacctggttcaaggaccatggtatccctgtccttgattggccagcaaactcgcctgaccttaaccccatagaaaatctatggggtattgtgaagcggaggatgcaatacgctagacccaacaatgcagaggagctgaagacgactatcagagcaacctgggctctcataacacctgagcagtgccacagactgatcgagtccatgccacgccgcattactgcagttattgaggcaaaaggagccccgactaagtattgagtgctatacatgcacattcttttcatgttcattcttttcagttggccaacattagagaaacaaacattttttcattggcctttagaatattctaattttctgagataccagatttgatgttttcattggttgtcacctataaatatcaaaattaaacgtaataaacatcggaaatacattggtctgtgtgcattgcatgaatataatgtacaagtttcacgttttgaatggaattactgaaatattttcaaccttttgatgatattctaatttactggccagcacctgtatatacatatatatatatatacatacatacatacatatatacatacatacatacatacatatatacacatatatatatacacacatatatatatatacacatatatacacatacatatatatatacacatatatacacatacatatatatatacatatatacacatacatatatatatatatatacatatatatgcatatatatatatacatatatatgcatatatatatatacatatatatgcatatatatatatatacatatatatgcatatatatatatacatatatatgcatatatatatatacatatatatgcatatatatatacacatatatatgcatatatatatacacatatatatgcatatatatatacatatatatgcatatatatatacacatatatatacacacatatatatatacacacatatatacatatacacacatacatatatatatatacacatacatatatatatatacacatacatatatatatatacacatacatatatatatatatacacatacatatatatatatatacacatacatatatatatatacacatacatatatatatatacacatacatatatatatatacacatacatatatatatatacacatacatatatatatatacacatatatatacatacatatat from Nothobranchius furzeri strain GRZ-AD chromosome 18, NfurGRZ-RIMD1, whole genome shotgun sequence harbors:
- the LOC107392512 gene encoding galectin-8; this translates as MMQFDKRGPMSVANAKHTVLNPVIPYTGPIPGGLHPGEIIIIQGTVPPDADSFQVDLSSGCSTKPRSDVAFHLRPCFDDSPSVVCNSLLQESWGEKETLHQLPYKRGAPFETIILVHKDGFKVAVNGTHLLEYKHRVCPNVVDTFSISGGVRVHAIGYIPNSAIYSESGDLSVPYKGSILKGLSPGQHITIRGQVSLYPHSFTINLCNSKTENIALHLNPRMKSSVFIRNSYLDESWGQEERELLYFPFSSGEYFEILLLCQSHQFKLAVNGSHLFEFRHRVQDLSSIDQLEIMGDLELIDVKLW